The following coding sequences are from one Acidobacteriota bacterium window:
- the rplQ gene encoding 50S ribosomal protein L17 produces MRHRKAHRKLGRTTEHRMSMLRNMATSLVNADKEHIITTVPKAKELRPFIEKAITLARKAHNLESADSTVQEVHLRRQAARFFHAGNSQFKEEQSRFRGKKGEAKDPIERTAGVKALKRLFDELGVRYKDRNGGYTRLIRLGRRSGDNAELAVVELVDNPRELAAKG; encoded by the coding sequence ATGAGACATCGTAAGGCACACAGAAAATTGGGACGAACCACCGAGCATCGCATGTCGATGCTCCGCAATATGGCGACCTCGCTCGTCAATGCGGACAAGGAACACATCATCACCACCGTCCCGAAGGCGAAGGAACTTCGTCCTTTCATCGAGAAAGCGATAACGCTCGCCCGCAAGGCACATAATCTTGAAAGCGCCGATTCAACGGTACAAGAGGTGCATCTTCGCAGGCAGGCTGCCCGCTTTTTCCACGCCGGCAACTCGCAGTTCAAGGAAGAGCAAAGCCGGTTCCGCGGGAAAAAAGGCGAGGCGAAGGACCCGATCGAGCGTACGGCCGGCGTTAAGGCTCTCAAGCGGCTTTTCGATGAACTTGGCGTTCGTTACAAAGACCGCAATGGCGGCTATACGCGCCTCATCCGCCTCGGCCGCCGTTCGGGCGATAATGCGGAGCTTGCCGTTGTCGAGTTGGTTGACAACCCCCGTGAACTTGCCGCCAAAGGCTAA
- the rplO gene encoding 50S ribosomal protein L15: MALSLNNLKPAPGSTHKKKRVGRGPGSGLGKTAGRGHKGQKSRSGYSSRPGFEGGQMPLQRRLPKRGFTNIFKKKWLEISLAKIELSFNDGDEVTPELLHERGLIKKAKHDVVILGTGEITKSLKISAHRFTKTAKDKIEKAGGTAAVIEKAARAEA; the protein is encoded by the coding sequence ATGGCATTATCATTAAATAATCTTAAGCCGGCACCGGGCTCGACCCATAAGAAGAAGCGGGTCGGCCGCGGCCCCGGATCGGGGCTCGGAAAGACCGCCGGCCGTGGCCATAAGGGCCAGAAGTCGCGATCGGGCTACAGCAGCCGCCCCGGCTTTGAAGGCGGGCAGATGCCGCTCCAACGCCGCTTGCCGAAGCGCGGTTTCACCAACATCTTCAAAAAGAAGTGGCTTGAGATCAGCCTTGCCAAGATCGAGTTGAGCTTCAACGACGGCGATGAGGTCACTCCGGAGCTTCTTCACGAGCGCGGCCTGATCAAAAAGGCGAAGCACGACGTGGTCATCCTCGGCACCGGCGAGATCACGAAATCACTCAAGATCTCTGCACACCGGTTCACAAAGACCGCAAAGGACAAGATCGAAAAGGCCGGCGGAACGGCTGCGGTAATTGAGAAAGCAGCCAGAGCAGAAGCATAG
- a CDS encoding DNA-directed RNA polymerase subunit alpha, translating to MTQTNNWTDFQMPSRLNVDSETLTERYGMFYAQPFERGFGTTIGNSIRRALLSSIEGAAITAVKIDGVEHEFSSIKGVVEDATDVILNLKQVPFKLHGGGGPKTLTISKKGPGNITSADIDHDGDVDVLDTDVHIATISGSGTVNIEMRLKRGRGYVSAEFNNDDDLSVGYIPIDSVHTPIKKVNYSVDKTRQGSNTEFDKLIIEVWTDGSVKPEDSIGLAAKLVKDHMSIFINFEEEEEEYKYEDIARPPLMRNDLLDKPVDELELSVRSYNCLKNADIRSIRDLIKRSERDMLHTKNFGKKSLNEIKDLLHGMGLDFGMDFDEQGNPIPGTGGRDLE from the coding sequence ATGACACAAACCAATAATTGGACAGATTTCCAAATGCCGAGCCGGCTCAATGTCGACAGCGAGACGCTGACCGAGCGCTACGGCATGTTCTACGCGCAGCCTTTCGAACGCGGTTTCGGTACGACGATCGGAAATTCGATCCGGCGGGCACTTCTTTCCTCGATCGAAGGCGCCGCTATTACTGCGGTAAAGATCGACGGTGTCGAGCACGAATTTTCTTCGATCAAGGGCGTCGTCGAAGATGCGACCGACGTTATCCTTAACCTTAAGCAGGTCCCGTTCAAGCTCCACGGCGGCGGCGGCCCGAAGACCCTGACCATCAGCAAAAAAGGCCCGGGAAATATTACAAGCGCAGACATCGACCACGATGGAGATGTCGATGTTCTCGACACCGACGTCCACATTGCCACCATCAGCGGCTCGGGCACGGTCAATATCGAGATGCGGCTCAAGCGTGGCCGCGGCTACGTTTCGGCTGAGTTCAACAATGACGATGACCTCTCGGTCGGTTATATCCCGATCGATTCGGTCCATACGCCGATCAAGAAGGTCAATTATTCGGTCGATAAGACCCGCCAGGGTTCGAACACCGAATTCGACAAGTTGATCATCGAGGTTTGGACCGATGGCTCGGTCAAGCCGGAAGATTCGATCGGCCTTGCGGCAAAGCTCGTCAAGGACCACATGTCGATCTTCATCAATTTTGAGGAAGAGGAAGAAGAGTACAAGTACGAGGACATCGCCCGTCCGCCCCTGATGCGGAACGACCTGCTCGACAAGCCGGTCGATGAGCTCGAGCTTTCGGTCCGCTCTTACAACTGCCTCAAGAATGCGGACATCCGTTCGATCCGCGACCTGATCAAGCGGTCGGAGCGTGATATGCTCCATACAAAGAATTTTGGCAAAAAGTCGCTTAACGAGATCAAGGACCTGCTCCACGGAATGGGCCTCGATTTTGGAATGGACTTTGACGAACAGGGAAATCCGATCCCGGGAACCGGCGGCCGCGACCTCGAATAA
- the rplF gene encoding 50S ribosomal protein L6 encodes MSRVGKKPITIPSGVTVEIKEGQLEVKGPKGKLTAPIPKGITFKQEDGTLVAERESNDQRAFHGLARALANNAVVGVTEGFTKQMDLVGVGYKADVQGRKINFSLGYSHPVVYSLPDGIDATAERVNTKASINQYQLTLTLSGIDKQMLGQVAAELNRLRKPDAYKGKGVRYADKYYRLKPGKTGK; translated from the coding sequence ATGTCACGAGTAGGAAAAAAACCGATCACGATCCCGTCCGGAGTTACGGTAGAGATCAAGGAAGGCCAGCTTGAGGTGAAAGGGCCGAAGGGAAAGCTTACCGCGCCGATCCCGAAGGGCATTACATTCAAGCAGGAAGACGGCACGCTCGTCGCCGAGCGCGAAAGCAATGACCAGCGTGCGTTCCACGGGCTCGCCCGGGCGCTAGCCAATAATGCGGTCGTCGGTGTTACCGAAGGCTTTACGAAGCAGATGGATCTGGTCGGCGTCGGCTATAAGGCGGATGTCCAGGGCAGGAAGATCAACTTTTCGCTCGGCTATTCGCACCCGGTCGTGTATTCGCTTCCGGATGGCATCGATGCCACAGCCGAACGCGTAAACACAAAGGCTTCGATCAACCAGTATCAGCTTACGCTGACGCTTAGCGGCATCGATAAACAGATGCTCGGGCAGGTCGCTGCCGAACTCAACCGGCTCCGCAAGCCCGATGCCTACAAGGGCAAGGGCGTTCGCTACGCCGATAAGTATTACAGGCTGAAGCCGGGTAAAACAGGTAAGTAG
- the rpsD gene encoding 30S ribosomal protein S4, with translation MARYRDAVCRLCRREGGKLFLKGDRCFKPSCAIEKRGTNPPGQHGGARRKMLAGYGQQLREKQKVKRIYFILEKQFRNYFEKALRQKGVTGENLLFMLERRLDNVVYRSGFATSRRQARQLVNHGHIFVNDRKVDIPSFQVKVGDQITVKDKSQKNAHVDGAWQTAAGRGRPGWIAPEGKDLTVSIASLPTRQDIDANINEQLIVELYSK, from the coding sequence ATGGCTAGATATAGAGATGCGGTGTGCCGGCTGTGCCGCCGCGAAGGTGGAAAATTATTTCTTAAGGGCGACCGTTGTTTCAAGCCCTCATGTGCTATCGAAAAGCGTGGGACCAACCCGCCGGGACAGCACGGCGGAGCCCGCCGCAAGATGCTCGCCGGTTACGGCCAGCAGCTTCGCGAAAAGCAGAAGGTCAAACGCATCTATTTTATCCTCGAAAAGCAGTTCCGGAATTATTTCGAGAAAGCACTTCGGCAGAAGGGCGTTACCGGCGAGAATCTGCTCTTTATGCTTGAGCGGAGACTCGACAACGTCGTTTACCGTTCGGGCTTTGCGACCTCGCGGCGTCAGGCACGCCAGCTTGTGAACCACGGGCATATCTTTGTTAACGACCGCAAGGTCGACATCCCGTCGTTCCAGGTGAAGGTCGGCGACCAGATCACGGTAAAAGATAAGAGCCAGAAGAATGCTCACGTAGATGGCGCATGGCAGACGGCTGCCGGCCGCGGCCGTCCGGGTTGGATCGCTCCCGAGGGCAAAGATCTGACGGTTTCGATCGCGTCGTTGCCGACGCGGCAGGATATTGATGCAAATATCAACGAACAGTTGATCGTTGAGCTGTACAGTAAGTAG
- the map gene encoding type I methionyl aminopeptidase: MIIAKSQKDLEKMRAVGELIATVRETLRAMVAPGITTLEMNATAEKIMRDAGAIPTFIGYKPRGMTPFPFAICASVNEQIVHGFSTETPLKEGDILSVDMACTLDGFVGDTATTIPVGEISEEARKLIQVTEECLALAIEQCRPNKRIGDIGHAVQSHAEQFGYGIVRDYTGHGIGRRMHEAPQIPNYGRAGTKEKIRSGYCFALEPMLNLGTAETKTLDDGWTVVTLDGKLSAHCEHTIAVLPEGPEILTLTREQKRDLAEKKAESASA, translated from the coding sequence ATGATAATCGCGAAATCGCAAAAGGATCTCGAAAAGATGCGTGCCGTCGGCGAGTTGATCGCCACGGTCCGTGAGACCTTGCGTGCGATGGTCGCACCGGGCATCACCACCTTGGAGATGAACGCCACGGCCGAAAAGATCATGCGCGATGCCGGAGCGATCCCGACCTTCATCGGTTACAAGCCGCGTGGGATGACGCCGTTCCCGTTCGCCATCTGTGCGTCGGTCAATGAACAGATCGTCCACGGTTTCTCGACCGAAACGCCGCTTAAAGAAGGCGATATTCTCTCGGTCGATATGGCCTGCACGCTCGATGGGTTCGTCGGCGATACGGCAACGACCATCCCGGTCGGCGAGATCAGCGAAGAGGCCCGGAAGTTGATCCAGGTCACCGAAGAGTGTCTCGCACTCGCGATCGAGCAGTGCCGGCCGAACAAGCGTATTGGCGATATCGGGCACGCGGTTCAATCGCATGCAGAGCAGTTCGGCTACGGCATTGTCCGTGACTATACCGGCCACGGCATCGGCCGCCGAATGCACGAAGCACCGCAGATACCGAATTACGGCCGTGCCGGGACGAAAGAAAAGATACGTTCGGGCTATTGCTTTGCCCTCGAGCCAATGCTCAATCTGGGCACGGCTGAGACGAAGACGCTGGACGACGGCTGGACCGTTGTAACGCTCGATGGCAAGCTATCGGCCCATTGTGAGCACACGATCGCCGTTTTGCCCGAAGGGCCCGAGATTTTGACGCTTACCCGCGAGCAGAAGAGGGATCTTGCGGAAAAGAAGGCCGAAAGTGCGTCAGCCTGA
- the rpsO gene encoding 30S ribosomal protein S15, giving the protein MATAKPVKEQIVEDYKTHGSDTGSPQVQIALLTQRINELTEHFRTHKKDNHSRRGLLKMVSRRRKLLDYLKSKEIEQYHQIIQKLGLRR; this is encoded by the coding sequence ATGGCAACAGCAAAACCAGTTAAGGAACAGATCGTAGAGGATTACAAGACACACGGTAGCGATACGGGTTCACCACAGGTGCAGATCGCACTTTTGACGCAGCGTATCAATGAGCTTACCGAGCACTTCCGGACGCACAAGAAGGACAACCATTCGCGTCGCGGCCTGCTCAAGATGGTCTCTCGTAGGCGTAAACTTCTTGATTATCTGAAGAGCAAAGAGATCGAACAGTATCACCAGATCATCCAGAAGCTCGGACTCAGGCGCTAA
- the rpmJ gene encoding 50S ribosomal protein L36: protein MKVRPSVKKICDKCKVIHRKGVVRVICDNPKHKQRQG, encoded by the coding sequence ATGAAAGTGCGTCCGTCAGTAAAAAAGATCTGCGATAAGTGCAAAGTAATTCACCGCAAGGGCGTTGTGCGCGTCATTTGCGATAACCCAAAGCACAAGCAGCGGCAAGGATAA
- the rpsM gene encoding 30S ribosomal protein S13 translates to MARVAGVDLPPNKRAQIGLTYIYGVGKSRATEILGKADISIHAKIRDLSEDELNKIRALLDEGGNIEGDLRKRVQMDIKRLMDIGCYRGLRHRRGLPVRGQRTSTNARTRKGPRKAAVAKKKAPGKK, encoded by the coding sequence ATGGCTCGTGTAGCAGGTGTAGACCTACCGCCCAATAAAAGGGCTCAGATCGGTTTGACGTATATCTACGGCGTGGGCAAGTCGCGCGCGACCGAGATCCTCGGCAAAGCGGATATCAGCATTCATGCTAAGATCCGCGATCTTTCCGAGGATGAACTTAACAAGATCCGTGCACTCCTCGACGAGGGCGGCAACATCGAGGGCGACCTCCGCAAGCGTGTCCAGATGGACATCAAGCGGCTGATGGATATCGGCTGCTACCGCGGGCTTCGCCATCGTCGCGGCCTTCCGGTTCGCGGCCAGCGCACCTCGACCAATGCACGTACTCGCAAGGGGCCGCGTAAGGCCGCCGTCGCGAAAAAGAAGGCACCGGGTAAGAAGTAG
- the rpsE gene encoding 30S ribosomal protein S5: MMNNQRISPNGLILKDFLVQINRVTKVVKGGKNMSFAALVIVGDESGHVGFGTGKAKEVPNAIKKAVEAAKNSLIRVPLIEGTLPHELIGEFGAGRVLLKPAAEGTGVIAGGAVRLVMQALGVHNVRTKILGSSNPHNVVRATFNGLTRMKDPMEVARLRGKQVEELV, translated from the coding sequence ATGATGAATAACCAGAGAATTTCTCCGAACGGGCTGATCCTCAAAGATTTCCTCGTTCAGATCAATCGAGTAACAAAGGTCGTAAAGGGCGGTAAGAACATGTCGTTCGCGGCGCTCGTCATCGTCGGCGACGAGTCCGGCCACGTCGGATTCGGCACGGGCAAGGCGAAGGAAGTTCCGAACGCGATCAAGAAAGCGGTCGAAGCTGCAAAGAACAGCCTGATCCGCGTTCCGCTTATCGAAGGAACGCTGCCGCACGAGCTGATCGGTGAATTTGGAGCGGGCCGTGTACTCCTCAAGCCCGCAGCCGAGGGAACTGGCGTTATCGCCGGCGGAGCTGTCCGCCTCGTGATGCAGGCCCTTGGTGTCCACAACGTTCGCACAAAGATCCTCGGGTCGAGCAATCCGCACAACGTGGTGCGTGCGACATTTAACGGCCTTACGCGAATGAAGGACCCGATGGAGGTCGCTCGCCTCCGCGGCAAGCAGGTCGAGGAGTTGGTCTAA
- the accC gene encoding acetyl-CoA carboxylase biotin carboxylase subunit: MREIRKLLIANRGEIACRIIWTCKEMGIKTVAVHSVADREALHVKFADEAVCVGGNPSAESYLNIPAIISAAEITNVDAIHPGYGFLAESATFATICEDCNIKFIGPRAEVIAMMGDKVEARRTMQAAGVPILPGSPEPIESTEEAARLAREIGFPVIIKAAAGGGGRGMRIVRQESELHGSLETAQSEALAAFKNGAVYIERYLERPRHIEIQVLADEFGNVIHLGERECSIQRRHQKLLEEAPSPAIDPETRNRMGEVAVKACREIGYSSAGTFEFLLDEDGSFYFMEMNTRIQVEHPVTEMVTLADIVRNQIRIAAGEELYYSQDDVQIVGHSIECRINAEDPVTFTPSPGKITAFNIPGGPGVRVDTAAYPGYTVPPYYDSMIAKLIVHARTRELAIARMQRALDMMVVEGIKTTIPLHRKIMADERFRSGKFSTKFMEEFDA; the protein is encoded by the coding sequence ATGAGAGAAATTCGCAAACTTTTGATCGCCAACCGCGGCGAGATCGCCTGCCGTATCATCTGGACCTGCAAGGAGATGGGCATCAAGACCGTCGCCGTCCATTCCGTGGCGGACCGCGAGGCCCTGCACGTAAAATTTGCCGATGAGGCGGTCTGCGTCGGCGGTAACCCTTCGGCCGAGAGCTACCTAAATATCCCTGCCATCATCAGTGCTGCAGAGATCACCAACGTTGACGCGATCCATCCCGGCTACGGCTTTTTGGCCGAATCCGCCACCTTCGCCACCATCTGCGAAGACTGCAACATCAAGTTCATCGGCCCGCGAGCAGAGGTCATCGCCATGATGGGCGATAAGGTCGAAGCTCGGCGGACCATGCAGGCCGCGGGTGTGCCGATACTTCCCGGAAGCCCGGAACCGATCGAATCGACCGAAGAAGCAGCACGGCTTGCCCGCGAGATAGGTTTTCCTGTCATCATCAAGGCAGCAGCCGGCGGCGGCGGCCGCGGAATGCGGATCGTCCGCCAGGAAAGCGAGCTTCACGGCAGCCTTGAGACGGCACAGTCCGAAGCTCTTGCTGCTTTTAAGAACGGAGCGGTTTACATCGAACGATATCTCGAGCGGCCGCGGCATATTGAGATCCAGGTGCTCGCTGATGAATTCGGAAATGTGATCCATCTTGGCGAGCGCGAGTGCTCGATCCAGCGGCGGCACCAAAAGCTTCTCGAGGAAGCTCCGTCGCCGGCCATTGACCCCGAGACACGTAATCGCATGGGCGAGGTCGCCGTAAAGGCCTGTCGTGAGATCGGCTATTCGAGCGCCGGAACCTTCGAGTTTCTGCTTGATGAGGACGGCAGCTTCTATTTCATGGAGATGAACACGCGGATCCAGGTCGAGCACCCCGTCACCGAGATGGTCACGCTTGCCGATATCGTCCGCAACCAGATCCGCATCGCGGCCGGCGAAGAGCTTTACTACTCGCAGGACGATGTGCAGATCGTCGGGCATTCGATCGAGTGCCGGATCAATGCCGAAGACCCGGTGACATTTACGCCGAGCCCCGGCAAGATCACCGCGTTCAATATTCCGGGCGGTCCCGGCGTCCGTGTCGATACGGCCGCCTATCCAGGCTACACCGTACCGCCCTATTACGATTCAATGATCGCTAAGCTCATCGTCCACGCTCGGACGCGCGAACTCGCGATCGCCCGTATGCAGCGGGCACTCGATATGATGGTCGTCGAGGGCATCAAAACGACCATCCCGCTCCACCGCAAGATTATGGCGGACGAGCGTTTTCGCTCTGGCAAGTTCTCGACCAAGTTCATGGAAGAATTTGACGCATAA
- the rplR gene encoding 50S ribosomal protein L18, whose translation MAQKSRADIRRGVHTRIRKKVRGTAERPRLAVFRSVNHIYAQVIDDDSGRTIASASTNEKDLAGSTGGNIEAATRVGKAIAERAVAAGVSNVVFDRGGYVYHGRVKALIDATRANGLNMEEAAKAAAAGDSAEGEKNDE comes from the coding sequence ATGGCACAGAAAAGCAGAGCAGATATCCGACGCGGTGTTCACACCCGCATCCGCAAGAAAGTTCGCGGAACGGCAGAGCGTCCCCGCCTCGCGGTGTTCCGGAGCGTGAACCATATTTATGCTCAGGTCATCGATGACGACAGCGGCCGCACCATCGCGAGTGCTTCGACCAACGAAAAGGACCTGGCCGGCTCGACCGGCGGCAACATCGAAGCTGCGACCCGCGTCGGTAAAGCGATCGCTGAAAGAGCGGTGGCGGCCGGAGTCTCGAATGTCGTTTTCGACCGCGGCGGATATGTTTACCACGGACGCGTTAAGGCCCTTATCGATGCCACGCGTGCCAACGGATTGAATATGGAAGAGGCTGCAAAGGCTGCCGCGGCCGGCGACTCAGCCGAAGGCGAGAAGAATGATGAATAA
- the rpmD gene encoding 50S ribosomal protein L30, producing MAKKEENKTDGTIRIQYYRSSIGYAKKQKDVVRALGITKLNQTVEREDTPSMRGIVKKVPHLLRIVD from the coding sequence ATGGCAAAGAAAGAAGAAAACAAAACGGACGGCACGATCCGGATCCAGTATTACCGGAGCTCGATCGGCTATGCCAAGAAGCAAAAGGACGTGGTCCGGGCGCTTGGCATCACAAAGCTGAACCAGACGGTCGAGCGGGAAGATACTCCGTCGATGCGCGGCATCGTCAAAAAGGTCCCGCACCTTCTCCGTATCGTTGATTAA
- a CDS encoding adenylate kinase, translated as MNKIVVLIGAPGAGKGTQARLLEERKGIPQISTGDMFREMKTLDTPLAREVQEIMASGTLVPDDVTFRMVKDRTSREDCRGGYILDGYPRTAVQAEQLEGLAKEQGFEISAIEVDVPREELMRRLTGRRSCPVCGEIYNVYSKPPKVDGRCDLHPEAELTHRADDNVESVGTRLATYDDLTKPLIEYYENSGRLRKVSGTGSLEDIYAELEKLV; from the coding sequence ATGAACAAGATCGTCGTACTTATCGGAGCACCGGGAGCTGGCAAGGGAACTCAGGCCAGGCTGCTCGAAGAGCGAAAGGGCATTCCGCAGATCTCGACCGGAGATATGTTCCGCGAGATGAAAACGCTCGATACGCCGCTCGCCCGCGAAGTACAGGAAATAATGGCCTCGGGCACGCTCGTTCCGGATGATGTTACGTTCCGGATGGTCAAGGACCGTACCTCGCGGGAGGATTGCCGCGGCGGCTATATCCTCGATGGCTATCCGCGGACGGCCGTTCAGGCCGAGCAGCTCGAGGGGTTGGCGAAAGAACAGGGTTTTGAAATTAGTGCTATCGAGGTCGATGTGCCGCGTGAAGAATTGATGCGGCGGCTGACCGGACGCCGGTCATGCCCGGTCTGCGGTGAGATCTACAACGTTTATTCTAAGCCGCCGAAGGTCGATGGCCGCTGCGATCTGCACCCGGAGGCGGAATTGACTCACCGGGCCGATGATAATGTAGAAAGCGTCGGAACTCGCCTCGCGACCTATGACGACCTGACGAAGCCGCTGATCGAGTATTACGAAAACTCGGGCCGGCTCAGAAAGGTCAGCGGCACCGGCAGCCTCGAGGACATTTACGCCGAGCTTGAGAAGCTCGTTTAG
- the secY gene encoding preprotein translocase subunit SecY — protein MEKFLSAIQNMFSIPELRKRIFFTLGLLAIYRLGAHVSAPGIDKVRLEQMWGDIANTLLGVLDLFSGGNFRTISVFALGVMPYITASIIMQLMPVLSPAVKKIQEEGEVGRQKLNQYTRYLTLVLCLLQTFFVATWLSRSGIIENTWPATLMIVVTLTTGTIFVMWLGEQITERGVGNGISLLIFAGIVIGLPSAVIQVADRVRAGDPLQTLGVIFLVAVMIAIIAVIVYVESARRKIAISYASRKVGNQTFRGQETSLPLKINMGGVIPVIFASSVLAMPQTVISAFPADPNDQTSTWSQIVQFMAQFHGGDPWYELVFISLIVIFTFFYITIIFNVDDVSDNLRKHGGFIPGIRPGAPTAEYLNGILTRLTTVGAIYLALVAFVPQVLLSGFRVARLPFIGDSLDAFLTATPGLSWIPTGLGYQFFFGGTSLLILVGVAMDTAAQIEAQLVMRNYEGFLGAGSRLRGRRN, from the coding sequence ATGGAGAAGTTTTTAAGCGCCATACAGAACATGTTCAGCATTCCCGAGCTGAGAAAGCGTATCTTTTTTACGCTTGGTCTGCTTGCCATTTATCGGCTCGGGGCGCATGTTTCGGCGCCGGGTATTGATAAAGTAAGGCTTGAGCAGATGTGGGGCGATATCGCCAATACTCTGCTCGGCGTTCTCGACCTCTTCTCGGGCGGAAACTTCCGCACAATCTCGGTTTTCGCCCTTGGTGTGATGCCGTATATCACGGCGTCGATCATCATGCAGCTAATGCCGGTGCTCTCGCCGGCCGTTAAAAAGATCCAGGAAGAGGGCGAGGTCGGCCGTCAAAAGCTGAACCAATATACCCGTTACCTGACATTGGTCCTTTGTTTGCTGCAGACTTTCTTCGTCGCCACCTGGCTCTCGCGAAGCGGCATTATCGAGAATACCTGGCCGGCAACGCTGATGATCGTGGTCACGCTGACGACCGGTACGATCTTCGTGATGTGGCTTGGTGAACAGATAACCGAACGCGGCGTCGGCAACGGCATCTCGCTGCTCATCTTCGCCGGTATCGTTATCGGGCTGCCCAGTGCGGTCATACAGGTTGCAGATCGCGTCCGGGCGGGCGACCCGCTTCAGACGCTCGGCGTCATCTTCCTCGTCGCCGTAATGATCGCGATCATCGCCGTCATTGTTTATGTCGAATCGGCGCGAAGAAAGATAGCTATCAGCTACGCCAGCCGCAAGGTCGGCAACCAGACGTTCCGCGGGCAAGAGACAAGCCTTCCGCTCAAGATAAATATGGGCGGCGTCATCCCGGTGATTTTCGCTTCCTCGGTGCTGGCAATGCCGCAGACCGTGATCAGCGCATTTCCGGCGGACCCGAACGACCAGACCTCCACGTGGTCGCAGATCGTTCAGTTCATGGCTCAGTTCCATGGCGGCGATCCGTGGTATGAGTTGGTATTCATCTCGTTGATCGTGATCTTTACCTTCTTTTACATCACGATCATCTTCAACGTCGATGATGTCTCGGATAATCTCCGCAAGCATGGCGGGTTCATTCCCGGCATTCGGCCCGGAGCACCGACGGCTGAATATCTTAACGGCATCCTGACGCGGCTGACGACCGTCGGAGCAATTTACCTTGCTCTCGTCGCGTTCGTTCCGCAGGTACTGCTTAGCGGATTTCGCGTTGCCCGGTTGCCGTTCATCGGCGATAGCCTGGATGCGTTTTTGACCGCAACCCCGGGGCTTAGCTGGATACCGACCGGGCTCGGCTATCAGTTCTTCTTCGGCGGAACGTCCTTGCTCATTTTGGTCGGCGTCGCAATGGATACGGCCGCACAGATCGAGGCTCAGCTCGTGATGCGGAACTACGAGGGTTTCCTCGGGGCCGGTTCGCGGCTTCGTGGACGCCGCAACTAG
- the accB gene encoding acetyl-CoA carboxylase biotin carboxyl carrier protein encodes MGELRELAELVNEHGFTDFEFENQNIRVRLSKATAPVYAAAPQPAAPAVPQAAPAAETAASAAVSEDEGLHIITSPIVGTFYRAPGPDKDPYVSEGSKVSPESVVCIVEAMKLMNEIQAETSGEVVKVYIENGDPVEFGQPLFGIRK; translated from the coding sequence ATGGGCGAGCTGCGTGAGCTTGCCGAGTTGGTAAATGAGCACGGCTTTACCGATTTCGAGTTCGAGAACCAGAACATCCGCGTCCGCCTGAGCAAGGCGACGGCTCCGGTCTATGCTGCCGCTCCGCAGCCGGCCGCACCAGCCGTTCCGCAAGCCGCTCCGGCGGCCGAGACCGCGGCATCCGCTGCCGTCTCGGAGGACGAAGGACTGCACATCATCACCTCGCCGATCGTTGGTACGTTCTATCGTGCCCCGGGCCCGGACAAGGATCCGTACGTCTCCGAAGGAAGCAAGGTCTCGCCGGAATCGGTCGTCTGCATCGTCGAGGCGATGAAGCTGATGAACGAGATCCAAGCCGAAACCTCAGGCGAGGTCGTCAAGGTCTACATAGAGAACGGCGATCCGGTCGAATTCGGCCAGCCGCTGTTTGGTATAAGGAAATAA
- the rpsK gene encoding 30S ribosomal protein S11 has translation MAKAPQKGKKTFKKKERKNIPVGIVHVSASFNNTLISITDTQGNLIAQCSSGARGFRGSRKGTPFAAQQAAGEAARKAMEAGMREAEVRVKGPGGGRESAVRAINNAGIRVTAIRDTTPIPHNGCRPPKRRRV, from the coding sequence ATGGCAAAAGCACCACAAAAAGGTAAAAAGACCTTTAAGAAAAAAGAGCGAAAGAATATCCCGGTTGGGATCGTTCACGTTTCGGCGTCGTTCAATAACACGCTGATCTCGATCACCGATACGCAGGGCAATCTTATCGCCCAGTGTTCATCGGGTGCCCGCGGTTTCCGCGGTTCGCGTAAGGGCACGCCCTTCGCCGCCCAGCAGGCGGCAGGTGAGGCGGCCCGAAAGGCGATGGAAGCCGGAATGCGCGAGGCCGAGGTTCGGGTTAAAGGCCCGGGCGGCGGCCGCGAGTCGGCCGTTAGGGCGATCAACAATGCAGGCATTCGCGTTACGGCGATCCGCGATACTACGCCGATCCCGCACAACGGATGCCGCCCGCCGAAGCGTCGGCGCGTTTGA